A region from the bacterium genome encodes:
- the ruvB gene encoding Holliday junction branch migration DNA helicase RuvB — MSHDDASRQRIVGGEERREDSDELAALRPQTLAEYDVGQTRLIENLRVAITAARQRGDVLDHILFDGPPGLGKTTLAHIIANEMGAELHRTSGPALERATDLVGILTNLKRGDILFIDEIHRLPRVVEEYLYPAMEDFRIDFIVDKGPYAKTIPLTIEPFTIIGATTRAGMLTGPLHERFGIFHHLDFYSVEQLEKIVRRSARLLDIPIDAGGCHELAARSRGTARVVNRLLRRVRDYAQVMGDGSVTREIASDALTAMGIDNLGLDPLDHKYLLTIIEYYHGGPVGLNAIAATLSQDSGTLEDVVEPYLLKIGFIIRTSRGRQATERAYEHLGISPDQAPRPADMRMDFDQ; from the coding sequence ATGTCACATGATGATGCCTCCCGACAACGCATCGTGGGCGGCGAGGAGCGCCGCGAGGACAGCGACGAACTCGCTGCCCTGCGCCCGCAGACGCTCGCTGAGTACGATGTCGGCCAGACCCGGCTGATCGAGAACCTGCGGGTGGCCATCACCGCCGCGCGGCAGCGTGGCGACGTGCTCGACCACATCCTGTTCGACGGCCCGCCCGGCCTGGGCAAGACGACCCTCGCGCACATCATCGCCAACGAGATGGGGGCCGAGCTGCACCGCACCTCCGGCCCGGCGCTCGAGCGCGCCACCGACCTCGTCGGCATCCTCACCAACCTCAAGCGCGGCGACATCCTCTTCATTGACGAGATCCACCGGCTCCCGCGGGTCGTCGAGGAGTACCTGTACCCGGCGATGGAGGACTTCCGCATTGACTTCATCGTGGACAAGGGGCCGTACGCCAAGACGATCCCGCTGACCATCGAGCCCTTCACGATCATCGGCGCCACCACGCGCGCCGGGATGCTCACCGGCCCGCTGCACGAGCGTTTCGGCATCTTCCACCACCTGGACTTCTACAGCGTCGAGCAGCTCGAGAAGATCGTGCGGCGCTCGGCGCGGTTGCTGGACATCCCCATTGACGCGGGCGGCTGCCACGAACTCGCGGCGCGCTCGCGCGGCACGGCGCGGGTGGTCAACCGGCTGCTGCGGCGCGTGCGCGACTACGCGCAGGTCATGGGCGATGGCAGCGTCACCCGCGAGATCGCCTCGGACGCCCTCACGGCCATGGGCATTGATAACCTGGGCCTCGACCCGCTCGACCACAAGTACCTGCTGACGATCATCGAGTACTACCACGGCGGTCCCGTGGGCCTCAACGCCATCGCGGCGACGCTATCGCAGGACTCGGGCACGCTCGAGGATGTCGTCGAGCCATACCTGCTGAAGATCGGGTTCATCATCCGCACCTCGCGGGGCCGCCAGGCCACCGAGCGCGCCTACGAACACCTGGGGATATCCCCCGATCAGGCGCCCCGGCCCGCGGACATGCGGATGGACTTCGACCAGTAG
- a CDS encoding alcohol dehydrogenase catalytic domain-containing protein yields the protein MRAAAATGPKAISILDVPEPQLTPDACVVRIAACGICGADRGHWEHGGHGSGPDPDPFFGHEAVGVIAEVGANVERWRVGDRVAMYNVIGCGRCRHCLRGEEKYCLTQSVVGQGFREAALVPAANLLPLPDWLDSVSGTMATDVVGTALRAVRQSGLQPGAVAGVWGLGPIGLIAALGAKLWGARHVFGFDLCASHRAIAARYGVDVALDPATDDVAAAVREFSPDGLDVALNTVWNSTVAQQAYDLTAFGGTAAMVVSGPEKLDWWHERRVTGAGYFTKPEYAENLRLIESGRIPLQPLVSHVLPLDRIDEAFRLRFDTPDQSLKVVITME from the coding sequence ATGAGAGCCGCCGCCGCCACCGGCCCGAAGGCCATCAGCATCCTTGACGTCCCCGAGCCCCAGTTGACGCCTGACGCCTGCGTGGTGCGCATCGCCGCCTGCGGCATCTGCGGCGCCGACCGCGGCCACTGGGAACACGGCGGCCACGGCTCGGGCCCCGACCCGGACCCCTTCTTCGGCCATGAGGCCGTGGGCGTCATCGCCGAGGTCGGCGCGAACGTCGAGCGCTGGCGCGTGGGCGACCGCGTGGCCATGTACAACGTCATCGGCTGCGGACGCTGTCGGCATTGCCTGCGCGGCGAGGAGAAGTACTGCCTGACCCAGTCCGTCGTGGGCCAGGGCTTCCGGGAGGCCGCGCTCGTGCCGGCGGCCAACCTGCTGCCCCTGCCCGATTGGCTGGATTCCGTGTCGGGCACCATGGCGACCGATGTCGTCGGGACCGCGTTGCGGGCAGTCCGACAGTCCGGCTTGCAGCCCGGCGCCGTCGCGGGGGTATGGGGCTTGGGTCCCATCGGGCTGATTGCTGCCCTGGGCGCGAAGCTGTGGGGCGCGCGTCACGTCTTCGGCTTTGACCTGTGCGCCAGCCACCGCGCGATCGCCGCGCGCTATGGTGTGGATGTCGCCCTCGACCCCGCCACGGACGATGTGGCGGCGGCCGTCCGCGAGTTCTCCCCCGACGGCCTCGACGTGGCCCTCAACACCGTCTGGAACAGCACCGTCGCCCAGCAGGCGTATGACCTCACGGCCTTCGGCGGCACCGCCGCGATGGTCGTGTCGGGCCCCGAGAAGCTGGACTGGTGGCACGAGCGCCGCGTCACGGGCGCGGGCTACTTCACCAAGCCCGAGTACGCCGAGAACCTGCGCCTGATCGAGAGCGGGCGCATCCCGCTGCAGCCCCTCGTCAGCCACGTGTTGCCCCTGGACCGCATTGACGAAGCCTTCCGCCTGCGCTTCGATACCCCCGACCAGTCCCTGAAGGTCGTCATCACCATGGAGTGA